Proteins encoded within one genomic window of candidate division WOR-3 bacterium:
- a CDS encoding SBBP repeat-containing protein, translating to MRPLRYIVYVIVVSLPLWAYIPTQELIKAYRGFEPNYGQVQDFEGKPVKDIIFSTKAPGLNLFFKKDGVSYVIYSKTNEELNSFEGFDLKERLNKEDSSPLNYARVDLELVGGNIDNSKIVFEDELPGYVNYYLPGCPEGITNLKTYRVVRVKDVYPGIDWVFRYDADGNLHHEFVVKPEGNPDEIKLKVKWADVKLSDDGSEIILSTPVGDILDGSIYAYEGDKRVKVNYVFDDGLLAYDVRGWRRNENLVIDPPLGRLWATYYGGNIIDWAHSITTDPQGNVYVVGWTESDDFPVSNPDGGAYYQGSNAGYSDAFILKFNSSGVRLWATYYGGSDYDWANSVATDPQGNVYVVGWTRSTDFPIYNPGGGAYYQGNNAGGYDAFILKFNSSGVRRWATYYGGSGLWEEAFSVATDPQGNVYVVGQTGSTNFPVYNPGGGAYYQGSMADTSDAFILKFNSSGVRLWATYYGGSGDDFAHSVATDPQGYVYVVGWTRSTNFPVYYPGGGAYYQGTIGGGSINYTDAFILKFYSSGMRLWATYYGGNYNDSANSVATDLYGNVYVAGNTHSTDFPVYNPYGAYYQQNNNGYSDAFLLKFMTGDGPTLVFPGPLQIINTSPVNFVWKTFKIFGGYNRYQLQISTNSNFNPSNTYLTADTSYSVNLSDGIYYWRVRAVASNTSDSTSWTASLFELDKTPPTVPNLVSPSNGAAFNTSSVTLIWNRSQDNLSGMDQYEIQLANNPSFTNPTTYLTSDTTYSVSNLNEGTYYWRVRAKDNAGNYSGWSSSRSFTLDRTAPTVPNLVSPSNGAAFNTSSVTLIWNRSQDNLSGMDQYEIQLANNPSFTNPASYLTSDTTYSISNEGTYYWRVRAKDNAGNYSGWSSSRSFTLDRTAPTIPNLVSPDTNAMLNTSSVTLIWNRSRDYISGVGQYEIQLANNPSFTNPTTYLTSDTTYSVSNLNEGTYYWRVRAKDNAGNYSAWSSSRKFTIDRTAPTAPNLVSPSNGAAFNTSSVTLIWNRSQDNLSGMDQYEIQLANNPSFTNPTTYLTSDTTYSISNLNEGTYYWRVKAKDNAGNYSEWSNVWSYEVDMTAPNTPNLVTPVGEYLRNTIITFIWTRVSKMSKDGEKPAPVVYDFYIDTTSNFATALNTTIQDTTLILTLQGGRYYWKVRARDLAENIGNFSTTASFVLDITPPVMESTTVWHDTTYMGPFYISTRTADNLAGVNVVKLFYKRSTDSSWVEVVMNYNSGNGRYEGQIPAVSQAGDSVYYYVWASDSAGNEATDPANAPGNCYRFKVITTSVNDVVTKPDIKVFTKGSLIIVNISSPQPTEVKLSIYDITGRPTYGPITKNISSGFTKFEIQVPRSGIYFYEVETPLMKDRGKVVIVK from the coding sequence ATGAGGCCTCTAAGGTACATAGTGTATGTAATAGTGGTGTCATTGCCCCTATGGGCCTATATTCCCACTCAAGAACTGATAAAGGCCTACAGGGGCTTTGAACCAAACTACGGCCAGGTGCAGGACTTCGAAGGCAAACCTGTAAAGGACATCATCTTCTCAACAAAAGCTCCGGGACTCAATTTGTTCTTCAAGAAAGATGGTGTCAGTTATGTGATTTACTCAAAAACTAATGAAGAATTAAATTCTTTCGAAGGCTTCGATTTGAAAGAGAGGCTCAATAAAGAAGATTCTTCCCCTTTAAATTATGCTCGTGTTGATCTTGAACTGGTGGGTGGAAACATTGATAACTCAAAGATTGTCTTTGAAGATGAACTACCGGGTTATGTGAACTACTATCTTCCCGGTTGTCCTGAGGGGATAACAAATCTAAAGACTTACAGGGTTGTAAGAGTCAAGGATGTTTATCCTGGTATAGACTGGGTCTTCAGGTATGATGCCGATGGGAACTTACACCATGAGTTTGTAGTAAAGCCTGAAGGTAATCCTGATGAAATAAAACTAAAGGTGAAGTGGGCAGATGTAAAGTTAAGTGATGATGGAAGTGAGATCATTTTATCCACGCCGGTGGGAGATATTCTTGATGGTAGTATTTATGCTTATGAGGGTGATAAAAGGGTGAAGGTGAACTATGTTTTTGATGATGGGCTTTTGGCCTACGATGTAAGAGGCTGGAGGAGGAATGAAAATCTTGTCATAGACCCACCCTTGGGGAGATTATGGGCTACTTATTATGGGGGAAATATAATTGATTGGGCCCATTCCATAACGACAGACCCACAGGGTAATGTTTATGTGGTGGGTTGGACTGAATCTGACGATTTTCCTGTTTCAAATCCAGATGGTGGTGCTTACTATCAGGGAAGTAACGCTGGGTATTCTGATGCTTTCATACTCAAATTCAATTCCAGTGGAGTAAGATTATGGGCTACTTATTATGGGGGAAGTGATTATGATTGGGCCAATTCTGTAGCGACAGACCCACAGGGTAATGTTTATGTGGTGGGGTGGACTCGTTCTACCGATTTTCCTATTTACAATCCAGGAGGTGGTGCTTACTATCAGGGAAATAATGCTGGTGGTTATGATGCCTTCATACTCAAATTCAATTCCAGTGGAGTAAGGCGATGGGCTACTTATTATGGGGGAAGTGGTTTGTGGGAGGAGGCCTTTTCTGTAGCGACAGACCCACAGGGTAATGTTTATGTGGTGGGGCAGACTGGTTCTACCAATTTTCCTGTTTACAATCCAGGTGGTGGTGCTTACTATCAGGGAAGTATGGCTGATACTTCTGATGCCTTCATACTCAAATTCAATTCCAGTGGAGTAAGGCTATGGGCTACTTATTATGGGGGAAGTGGTGATGATTTTGCCCATTCTGTAGCGACAGACCCACAGGGTTATGTTTATGTGGTGGGGTGGACTCGTTCTACCAATTTTCCTGTTTACTATCCAGGCGGTGGTGCTTACTATCAGGGGACAATTGGAGGTGGATCTATTAATTATACTGATGCCTTCATTCTCAAATTCTATTCCAGTGGAATGAGGTTATGGGCTACTTATTATGGGGGAAATTATAATGATTCTGCCAATTCTGTAGCGACGGACCTATATGGTAATGTTTATGTGGCGGGTAATACTCATTCTACCGATTTTCCTGTTTACAATCCATATGGGGCTTACTACCAACAAAATAATAATGGCTATTCAGACGCCTTCCTTCTGAAATTTATGACAGGGGATGGTCCTACTTTAGTATTCCCCGGCCCCCTACAGATTATTAATACTTCGCCAGTTAATTTTGTGTGGAAGACCTTTAAAATCTTTGGTGGTTACAACCGTTATCAACTTCAGATTAGCACAAACAGTAATTTTAACCCATCTAATACATATTTGACTGCTGATACCAGCTATAGTGTTAACCTTTCCGATGGAATTTACTACTGGAGGGTAAGAGCTGTGGCCTCAAATACCTCTGATTCTACTTCCTGGACTGCCTCACTGTTTGAGCTGGATAAAACCCCACCTACAGTTCCCAATCTTGTGTCCCCGAGTAATGGCGCAGCCTTTAACACATCAAGTGTTACCCTAATCTGGAATCGCTCCCAAGACAACCTATCCGGTATGGATCAATATGAGATTCAACTCGCCAATAATCCCTCCTTTACCAATCCCACCACATATTTAACCTCTGATACGACATATTCAGTCAGCAATCTCAATGAAGGAACCTACTACTGGCGCGTGAGGGCGAAGGATAATGCAGGAAATTATAGCGGATGGTCCAGCAGTCGTAGTTTTACCCTCGACAGAACAGCACCTACAGTTCCCAATCTTGTGTCTCCAAGTAATGGCGCAGCCTTTAACACATCAAGTGTTACCCTAATCTGGAATCGCTCCCAAGACAACCTATCCGGTATGGATCAATATGAGATTCAACTCGCCAATAACCCCTCCTTTACCAATCCCGCCTCATATTTAACCTCTGATACGACATATTCAATCAGCAATGAAGGAACCTACTACTGGCGCGTGAGGGCGAAGGACAATGCAGGAAATTATAGCGGATGGTCCAGCAGTCGTAGTTTTACCCTCGACAGAACAGCACCTACAATTCCCAATCTTGTGTCCCCAGATACCAATGCGATGTTGAATACTTCCAGCGTAACTTTGATTTGGAATCGCTCCCGAGACTACATATCCGGTGTGGGTCAATATGAGATTCAACTCGCCAATAACCCCTCCTTTACCAATCCCACCACATATTTAACCTCTGATACGACATATTCAGTCAGCAATCTCAATGAAGGAACCTACTACTGGCGTGTGAGGGCTAAGGATAATGCAGGAAATTACAGCGCATGGTCCAGCAGTCGTAAGTTTACCATCGACAGAACAGCACCTACAGCTCCCAATCTTGTATCCCCGAGTAATGGCGCAGCCTTTAACACATCAAGTGTTACCCTGATCTGGAATCGCTCACAAGACAACCTATCCGGTATGGATCAATATGAGATTCAACTCGCCAATAATCCCTCCTTTACCAATCCCACCACATATTTAACCTCTGATACGACATATTCAATCAGCAATCTCAATGAAGGAACCTACTACTGGCGTGTAAAGGCAAAGGACAATGCAGGAAATTATAGCGAATGGTCTAATGTATGGAGTTATGAAGTTGATATGACGGCACCTAATACTCCTAACCTCGTAACACCCGTGGGAGAGTATTTGAGGAACACAATTATAACCTTTATCTGGACTCGGGTAAGTAAGATGTCAAAGGATGGAGAAAAGCCAGCACCTGTCGTTTATGACTTCTACATTGATACAACTTCCAATTTTGCAACTGCACTCAATACGACTATTCAGGATACCACCCTTATTTTAACCCTCCAAGGGGGAAGATATTACTGGAAAGTAAGGGCCAGAGATTTAGCAGAAAACATAGGGAATTTCTCAACTACTGCCAGCTTTGTATTGGATATAACACCACCAGTTATGGAAAGCACAACGGTGTGGCATGATACGACCTACATGGGGCCTTTCTATATTTCAACCAGAACTGCAGATAACTTAGCGGGAGTTAACGTGGTTAAACTCTTCTATAAGAGGTCTACCGATAGTAGCTGGGTTGAGGTTGTGATGAATTACAATTCAGGTAATGGAAGATACGAAGGACAAATTCCCGCTGTTTCACAGGCGGGTGACAGTGTCTATTACTATGTATGGGCATCGGATAGTGCGGGTAATGAAGCAACAGACCCTGCTAATGCACCAGGGAACTGCTACAGATTTAAAGTAATAACAACCAGTGTGAACGATGTTGTAACAAAGCCCGACATTAAAGTATTCACAAAAGGCAGTTTAATTATAGTGAATATCAGCTCTCCCCAGCCTACTGAGGTGAAACTGAGCATCTATGACATCACTGGACGTCCGACTTATGGACCGATTACCAAGAACATTTCTTCCGGTTTTACAAAGTTTGAGATTCAAGTTCCAAGATCGGGGATTTACTTCTACGAGGTTGAGACGCCGTTAATGAAAGATAGAGGTAAGGTTGTTATAGTTAAGTAA
- a CDS encoding DUF996 domain-containing protein, which produces MEKIELKNVKIYGGIGVIITLLGGLRRIGPLLRIAGLILILIALYELAQRLKEEKIFRQYLIGIIINIVGTGFAITLAVINGAWSIAKMILFGGYMSYYDIFSEISFALIFFVLLLYAITILSTYFYRESLKSITAKTTIKTFALAGDFLFYGAIGIIVILGIFAMFVGWILLAVAFFNLPDTIEIAVPTDQNPETTSS; this is translated from the coding sequence ATGGAAAAGATTGAACTTAAAAATGTAAAAATTTACGGTGGTATTGGAGTAATCATTACCCTTCTGGGTGGACTCCGCCGTATTGGTCCACTTCTGAGAATCGCTGGATTAATTCTAATACTGATCGCCCTATATGAACTTGCTCAGAGATTAAAGGAAGAAAAAATCTTCAGACAATATCTCATCGGGATAATAATTAACATCGTTGGGACAGGATTTGCAATCACCTTAGCAGTAATAAATGGGGCCTGGTCCATCGCAAAAATGATCCTCTTTGGTGGTTATATGAGTTATTATGACATTTTCTCAGAAATAAGCTTTGCCCTGATCTTTTTCGTTTTACTTCTTTATGCAATTACGATTTTATCGACTTACTTTTATCGGGAGAGCCTTAAAAGCATCACTGCTAAGACCACGATAAAAACCTTTGCGCTCGCCGGGGATTTCCTCTTTTACGGCGCCATTGGAATAATAGTTATACTGGGGATTTTTGCAATGTTTGTTGGCTGGATTTTACTCGCTGTAGCCTTCTTCAATCTACCTGACACCATTGAGATTGCTGTACCTACCGATCAAAATCCAGAAACCACGTCGAGCTAA
- a CDS encoding 2-hydroxyacid dehydrogenase, producing the protein MKNTVLVLIPELADEYKKIVREELGGGFDVYFDVTSAPIDKVEILMVFRWNGVVEESLIEQMKSLRLVQAITAGIDHIPVKDLAERGIAVQGAPGANSRYIAEHAFAMVLTAFKKICIHNQLMRKGEFHQEFMQRTLFEKNMLILGFGTIGQEIARISKVFKMKLRVFKKNREIPLEFQSGVEKVYTSKAELEEAWPWADVIVVALPLNEELKGLIGGYELDRMKKDATIVNISRGKIIDEKALYEHLVGNPDFIACLDVWWVYPKENEEFKQHYPFEKLENVLMTPHVAPKVPGYFENMLKTACRKVREYFG; encoded by the coding sequence ATGAAGAACACAGTCCTGGTATTGATACCAGAATTGGCTGATGAGTATAAAAAAATTGTGAGAGAAGAATTGGGTGGAGGATTTGATGTGTATTTTGATGTAACCTCGGCACCCATTGATAAAGTTGAGATTTTGATGGTTTTCAGGTGGAATGGAGTAGTGGAAGAATCTTTGATTGAACAGATGAAGTCTTTGAGGCTTGTGCAGGCAATAACCGCAGGTATTGATCACATTCCTGTAAAAGATCTTGCAGAGAGAGGGATAGCGGTGCAGGGTGCCCCGGGTGCCAATTCGAGATATATAGCGGAACATGCCTTTGCTATGGTCCTCACTGCTTTTAAGAAGATTTGCATTCATAATCAACTAATGAGAAAAGGGGAGTTTCATCAGGAATTCATGCAAAGAACACTTTTCGAAAAAAATATGCTCATTCTCGGTTTTGGTACCATAGGCCAGGAAATAGCAAGGATTTCAAAGGTCTTTAAAATGAAACTTCGGGTTTTCAAGAAAAATAGAGAGATTCCTTTAGAGTTTCAAAGTGGGGTGGAAAAGGTTTATACTTCAAAGGCTGAGCTTGAGGAGGCTTGGCCCTGGGCTGATGTGATTGTGGTGGCACTACCGTTAAATGAGGAATTGAAAGGGCTTATAGGAGGCTATGAACTGGATAGAATGAAGAAAGACGCCACGATCGTAAATATTTCCCGAGGAAAGATCATAGACGAAAAGGCACTCTATGAGCACCTCGTAGGGAATCCAGATTTTATCGCCTGTCTTGATGTTTGGTGGGTATATCCCAAGGAAAATGAGGAGTTTAAGCAGCATTATCCCTTTGAGAAGCTGGAAAATGTTTTAATGACGCCCCATGTGGCTCCGAAGGTACCTGGTTATTTTGAAAACATGCTGAAAACAGCCTGCAGAAAAGTTAGAGAGTATTTTGGCTGA
- the rnr gene encoding ribonuclease R, whose amino-acid sequence MADFQRLIINLLKKNSKGLSFNSIRKKLRVKGGQVKALQRDLKGLVDQGLVYKDGSRYVAVSSETEKGYFQKFAGGFGFLLREGKEDIFIPPHATMGAMDGDYVLAVIVREREGKKPEGRIIKILKRAEKNYSGTIRKQGKRYVIVPDDKALPSELNIAKAKREGLKLKDGLKVVFKVKEEKAHIEELVGFEDDPTVDYKLVVAKYKLKEEFPKKVLDEIERVEVADRREDLRDDYIITIDPRDAKDFDDAISVKKEGNLYLLGVHIADVSAYVLEDSRLDKEAMSRGCSTYLIDKVIPMLPHQLSSDLCSLKPGEDRYTMSVFMWIDKEGNVVKRRFAKSIINSKARLSYEDAQRIIDGQELEKDSVSIFVGNSFEYIREFLLLARELAWVLRERRERRGSLDFDLPEPVVELTPQGRVISISPSLRLETHRIIEEFMVKANETVAEFLEGQGMPAIFRVHEVPEESKIQNFLRVAEGILGVKFSFNKIDKFALQKIVKTAEEMGHGPIISYLLLRSMKKAKYSIQNIGHYGLSSDSYVHFTSPIRRYPDLVVHRLLKRAISKKKWTPTDEYMQKLDEIAKLSSQREEISEKAEWELVDLKKYEFMKEKVGEVMQGIVTHLVPQGMFVEIEEFLTEGFIPFSKLKESVSFNEENFEVTLGDKKIRLGDKIMVKILSVNKWAKSMELGLAEA is encoded by the coding sequence ATGGCTGATTTCCAAAGGTTAATTATAAATCTGCTTAAAAAGAATTCAAAAGGTCTCTCTTTTAACTCTATCAGGAAAAAGCTGAGAGTTAAGGGGGGACAGGTCAAGGCTTTACAAAGGGATCTCAAAGGGTTAGTGGATCAGGGACTCGTTTATAAAGATGGAAGCAGGTACGTTGCCGTTTCGTCCGAGACAGAAAAAGGTTACTTTCAAAAGTTTGCCGGTGGATTTGGCTTCCTCTTGAGGGAAGGTAAGGAGGATATATTCATTCCGCCCCATGCAACGATGGGTGCAATGGATGGAGATTACGTTCTTGCTGTCATCGTGAGGGAAAGGGAGGGGAAAAAGCCCGAGGGAAGGATAATTAAAATTTTAAAGCGGGCCGAGAAGAATTATTCAGGAACTATAAGAAAACAGGGGAAACGTTACGTCATTGTTCCCGATGATAAAGCACTGCCATCGGAACTGAATATAGCGAAGGCAAAAAGGGAAGGCTTAAAGCTGAAAGACGGCCTTAAGGTGGTTTTTAAGGTCAAAGAAGAGAAGGCTCATATTGAGGAGCTTGTTGGTTTTGAGGATGATCCCACCGTTGACTATAAACTCGTAGTTGCAAAGTATAAGTTAAAGGAAGAGTTTCCAAAGAAGGTTTTAGACGAAATTGAAAGGGTTGAGGTTGCCGATAGAAGAGAAGACCTCCGCGATGATTATATCATTACCATTGATCCCCGAGATGCTAAGGATTTTGACGATGCCATTTCGGTTAAGAAAGAGGGTAATCTTTATCTCCTTGGGGTTCACATTGCCGATGTTTCAGCTTATGTTCTGGAGGATAGCAGACTGGATAAGGAGGCTATGTCCCGTGGTTGTAGCACCTATCTAATTGATAAAGTCATTCCAATGTTACCGCACCAGCTTTCTTCTGACCTCTGCTCTTTAAAACCCGGTGAAGACAGGTATACGATGAGTGTCTTTATGTGGATCGACAAGGAAGGTAACGTGGTGAAGAGAAGATTTGCAAAGAGCATAATAAATTCGAAGGCAAGGCTTTCGTACGAAGATGCTCAGAGGATTATTGACGGTCAGGAACTGGAAAAAGACAGCGTTTCGATTTTTGTGGGGAACTCCTTTGAATACATAAGGGAGTTTTTGCTTCTTGCCCGAGAATTAGCATGGGTATTAAGGGAAAGGAGAGAGAGGCGAGGAAGTCTCGATTTCGATTTGCCGGAACCGGTGGTTGAACTGACGCCCCAGGGGCGGGTAATTTCCATTAGCCCCTCATTAAGATTAGAAACGCACAGAATCATTGAAGAATTTATGGTAAAGGCCAATGAGACGGTCGCGGAATTCTTAGAAGGGCAAGGTATGCCTGCTATTTTCAGGGTTCACGAAGTCCCTGAAGAGTCAAAAATTCAGAATTTCCTTAGGGTGGCTGAAGGGATCCTGGGGGTTAAATTCTCCTTTAATAAAATTGACAAGTTTGCCTTGCAGAAGATAGTCAAGACTGCTGAAGAGATGGGGCATGGCCCAATAATCTCCTATTTACTTTTGCGGTCGATGAAAAAGGCAAAGTATTCTATTCAGAATATAGGACATTACGGACTTTCTTCAGACAGTTACGTTCATTTTACTTCCCCCATAAGGAGGTATCCAGACCTTGTGGTTCACAGGTTATTGAAGAGGGCCATTTCGAAGAAAAAATGGACGCCCACCGATGAGTATATGCAAAAGCTGGATGAAATCGCAAAACTTTCGTCTCAGAGGGAAGAGATTTCCGAGAAGGCTGAATGGGAACTAGTTGATCTCAAGAAGTACGAGTTTATGAAGGAGAAAGTGGGCGAAGTGATGCAGGGTATTGTGACACACCTTGTACCTCAAGGTATGTTTGTTGAGATTGAAGAGTTCCTTACCGAAGGTTTCATACCCTTTTCGAAACTTAAAGAAAGTGTATCTTTTAATGAAGAAAATTTCGAGGTCACCTTAGGTGATAAAAAAATTAGGTTAGGCGATAAAATCATGGTGAAGATACTCTCTGTTAACAAGTGGGCAAAAAGTATGGAATTAGGGCTTGCAGAAGCTTAG
- a CDS encoding FAD-dependent oxidoreductase has protein sequence MLFVPGMGKKKETEEVDVVIIGAGPAGLSAGIYATRAGLKGVVIDKGVAGGLASEAPFIENYPGFFGIKGEELASKIKEHAKSYLPVIEMSPISRIEKKEDGRFFVESEQGDYIASAIIFATGTTHKHLNVKGEQEFYGKGVSYCVTCDGYFFKDQRVVVIGGGNSGAIAAISLHGIAQKITILEYMPRYMCENAYVKKLSELGIEYIKNVQVTEIFGDEKVKGVRFINRETGETKEIEADGVFIYVGLIPQSELAKSLGVELDQRGYIKVDSKMRTSMPKVYAAGDVTGGVAQVIVAAAQGAIAALSCYEDLRLK, from the coding sequence ATGCTATTTGTACCAGGAATGGGGAAGAAAAAGGAAACGGAAGAGGTTGACGTAGTTATTATAGGAGCCGGTCCTGCGGGTCTAAGCGCAGGAATCTACGCCACCCGCGCGGGGCTAAAAGGAGTTGTCATTGACAAAGGTGTTGCAGGAGGACTGGCTTCAGAAGCACCTTTCATTGAAAATTATCCTGGCTTTTTTGGAATTAAAGGCGAAGAATTGGCATCAAAGATAAAGGAACATGCCAAAAGTTATTTGCCTGTCATTGAAATGTCACCCATTTCCAGAATAGAGAAGAAGGAGGATGGGAGATTTTTTGTGGAATCAGAGCAGGGTGATTACATCGCCAGCGCAATCATATTCGCCACAGGAACCACCCACAAACATCTTAATGTAAAAGGTGAACAGGAATTTTACGGCAAAGGTGTATCATATTGCGTGACCTGTGATGGGTACTTCTTCAAGGATCAAAGGGTAGTAGTTATTGGTGGTGGTAATTCCGGTGCTATTGCTGCCATATCCCTCCACGGTATAGCTCAAAAAATAACGATCCTCGAGTACATGCCTCGTTATATGTGTGAGAATGCTTACGTGAAAAAATTATCAGAACTTGGCATAGAATACATTAAAAACGTTCAAGTTACCGAGATCTTTGGTGATGAAAAAGTTAAAGGCGTGAGGTTTATAAATCGAGAAACTGGCGAAACGAAGGAAATTGAAGCCGATGGGGTGTTTATCTACGTCGGACTAATTCCTCAAAGTGAACTGGCAAAATCCCTTGGTGTTGAACTGGACCAGAGGGGCTATATAAAAGTTGATTCAAAGATGAGAACCTCGATGCCAAAGGTTTACGCAGCCGGAGACGTTACCGGGGGAGTAGCGCAAGTAATAGTAGCAGCGGCCCAGGGTGCTATTGCAGCCCTTTCCTGCTACGAAGATTTAAGGTTAAAATAA
- the dxs gene encoding 1-deoxy-D-xylulose-5-phosphate synthase: MMALLEKIDSPKDIKKLSLKELYQLAQELREYIVDVVSKNGGHLAPNLGAVELTLALHYVFDSPKDKLIWDVGHQAYAHKIITGRREAFKNLRKLNGISGFLKRSESEHDIFGAGHASTALSAALGFAVARDLKGENYKVVAIVGDGALTGGMALEALNNIGHLKKDLIIVLNDNEMSIAENVGAISNYLSKIVTSPKYYKAKEELWEFLEKIPSHFLSKRLRELAKKIKENLKSFAVPTILFEELGIEYVGPLNGHDLEQLIETFSRIKRVKTGPILIHVLTRKGKGYKPAEENPEFFHGLGPFDKETGKPLKTSDKPSYTSIFRKAIVDLAEKDDKVVAITAAMPLGTGLDLFRERFPNRFFDVGIAEQHAITFAAGLALNGLKPFACIYSTFLQRALDQLIHDIGIQKIPVRIVMDRGGIVGEDGATHNGVFDYAYLRIIPNFVVMAPKDEDELVDMLYTMLHYEEGPITVRYPRGSVVGVQMKESPERIPIGTWEKLWGKDFKDVVIVATGSMVYPALFAAKRLESEGIQTTVINGRFIKPLDSQMLREIIESSPKAIITVEEGNLPGGFGSAINEQIIHISRGKKFNIHNIGLPDTFIEQGAREEILKLYLLDEEGVYNQIKAYLELL, from the coding sequence ATTATGGCGTTGCTTGAAAAAATTGATTCGCCGAAGGATATTAAAAAACTTTCGCTAAAAGAACTTTATCAGCTTGCCCAGGAATTAAGGGAATACATCGTTGACGTGGTATCAAAAAATGGAGGCCATCTTGCTCCAAACCTTGGTGCAGTGGAACTAACCCTTGCCCTTCACTACGTTTTTGACTCCCCTAAGGACAAACTCATATGGGATGTTGGCCATCAGGCTTACGCTCACAAAATTATTACGGGACGCAGGGAAGCCTTCAAAAACCTTAGAAAACTCAATGGAATAAGTGGATTTTTGAAACGGAGTGAAAGTGAACACGACATTTTTGGGGCAGGTCATGCATCAACGGCTTTATCTGCCGCCCTTGGATTTGCAGTAGCCAGGGATTTAAAGGGAGAAAATTACAAAGTAGTGGCCATTGTAGGTGACGGCGCACTCACCGGTGGAATGGCCTTAGAAGCCCTGAATAACATAGGGCATCTCAAAAAAGACCTGATCATTGTTTTAAATGACAACGAAATGTCCATTGCTGAAAATGTCGGAGCAATTTCCAATTATCTATCCAAGATTGTAACATCTCCTAAATACTACAAAGCAAAAGAGGAACTGTGGGAATTCCTCGAAAAGATACCATCCCATTTCCTTTCTAAAAGGCTAAGAGAACTCGCAAAGAAAATTAAGGAAAATCTGAAAAGCTTCGCGGTCCCCACAATCCTCTTTGAGGAACTGGGCATTGAATACGTTGGCCCCCTGAATGGACACGACTTAGAACAATTGATCGAAACTTTTTCAAGAATTAAGAGGGTAAAAACAGGTCCAATCCTCATTCACGTTTTAACGCGGAAGGGCAAGGGCTATAAACCCGCCGAAGAAAACCCAGAGTTCTTCCACGGTTTAGGGCCCTTTGATAAGGAAACGGGAAAACCCTTAAAAACATCGGATAAACCTTCTTACACATCCATTTTCAGAAAAGCTATCGTTGATCTTGCCGAAAAAGATGACAAAGTGGTAGCTATTACCGCTGCAATGCCCCTCGGAACAGGGCTTGACCTCTTCAGGGAGAGATTCCCCAACAGGTTCTTTGACGTTGGGATTGCAGAACAACACGCGATAACTTTTGCTGCAGGGCTTGCTCTCAACGGTTTAAAACCTTTTGCCTGCATCTACTCAACCTTCTTGCAGAGGGCACTTGACCAACTTATTCATGATATTGGAATTCAAAAAATACCTGTCAGAATAGTAATGGATAGAGGTGGCATCGTGGGTGAGGATGGAGCCACCCACAATGGAGTTTTTGACTATGCTTACTTAAGAATAATTCCCAATTTTGTAGTTATGGCTCCAAAGGACGAAGATGAACTTGTGGACATGCTTTACACCATGCTCCATTACGAGGAGGGTCCCATTACTGTAAGATACCCAAGGGGAAGCGTTGTTGGAGTGCAAATGAAAGAATCTCCTGAAAGAATCCCAATAGGCACCTGGGAAAAGTTATGGGGAAAGGATTTCAAGGATGTAGTCATCGTTGCAACTGGTTCGATGGTTTACCCCGCCCTTTTCGCAGCCAAACGCTTAGAAAGTGAAGGAATTCAAACCACAGTGATAAATGGAAGATTTATAAAACCTCTCGATAGCCAGATGCTTCGCGAGATAATTGAATCCTCACCCAAGGCTATTATCACCGTAGAAGAGGGGAATCTGCCGGGTGGCTTTGGTTCCGCTATAAATGAGCAAATTATTCACATTTCAAGGGGCAAGAAATTTAACATTCACAATATAGGGCTACCAGACACCTTCATTGAACAAGGGGCAAGGGAGGAGATTTTGAAGCTTTACTTACTTGATGAAGAGGGTGTATATAACCAAATAAAGGCATACCTTGAGTTACTATAA